The sequence TGATGTTATTAAGACATATGGCATACACTACTCACAGAACTGGAGTTGAAAGAAACTACACAGTAGATGCAAATATGTTCTCTAAAGAAATAAGAAACTGTACTGTTGGAGTTGTAGGACTTGGAAGAATAGGATTTACAGCTGCTAAATTATTCAAAGGATTAGGAGCAACAGTATTAGGACAAGATTTATTCAAAAAAGAAGGAGTAGAAGACATTCTTACTCAAGTTGAATTAGATGAATTATTAGCTAAAAGTGATATCGTAACATTACACTGCCCATACATTAAAGAAAATGGAAAAGTTGTTACAAAAGAATTCTTAAGCAAAATGAAACCAGGAGCAATCTTAATAAACGCTGCTAGAGGAGAACTTCAAGACGTTCCAGCTTTAGTTGAAGCTTTAGAAAGCGGACACTTAGCAGGATTAGGATTAGACGTTCTAGAAAATGAATCTACTGTATTCTTCAAAGATTTCAAAGGTGGAAAAGTAGAAGATCCAATGGTAGAAAAATTATTAGGAATGTATCCAAGAGTATTAGTATCTCCACACATGGGATCTTATACTGATGAAGCTGTTACAAACATGATAGAAACTACATTCCAAAACTTAAAAGAATATGAAGAAACTGGAGATTGTAAAAACAAAATAAAATAGTTTTTTCAAGGTAGTTTTATAAATTAAGATTTTAAATTTTTTATTAAATACAGAATAACTTACAGAACTAAATTTAATATGGAGGGTAAAGAAAATGGCAAAAGAATTAAACGTTTTTGAAATGGCTCAAGCTCAAGTTAAAAATGCTTGTGACAAACTAGGAATGGAACCAAATGTATATGAATTATTAAAAGAACCACAAAGAGTAATCGAAGTTAACATTCCAGTTAAAATGGACGACGGATCTATAAAAATATTCAAAGGATTCAGATCTCAACACAATGATGCAGTAGGACCTACAAAAGGAGGAATCAGATTCCATCCTAACGTATCTTTAGAAGAAGTTAAAGCATTATCAATTTGGATGACTTTCAAATGCTCTGTAACTGGAATCCCTTATGGAGGAGGTAAAGGAGGAATCATCGTTGACCCTTCTGAATTATCTAAAGGTGAATTAGAAAGATTATCAAGAGGATACATCGACGGAATCTACAAACTAATAGGAGAAAAAGTTGACGTTCCAGCTCCAGACGTAAATACTAACGGACAAATCATGGCATGGATGGTTGACGAATACAACAAATTAACAGGAACTTCTGCAATCGGAACTTTAACTGGTAAACCAGTTGATTTCGGTGGATCTAAAGGAAGAAACGAAGCTACTGGATACGGTGTTGCTGTAACAGTTAGAGAAGCTTGTAAAAAAATGGGAATCGTTGAACCAAAAGTTGCAGTTCAAGGATTCGGAAACGTTGGAGCATTCACAGTTAAAAACATCCAAAAATTAGGTGGAAAAGTTGTAGCTATGTGTGAATACGACAAAGAACACGGACCATATGCTATCTATGACGAAAACGGATTAGATTTCCAAGCTATGTGGGATTACAAACAAGAACACAAAACATTATTCGGATTTGCTAAAGAAATAGCTATCGACGACTTCTGGGGAGCAGACGTAGACGTTGTTGTTCCAGCAGCTCTAGAAAAAGCTATCGATGTTCACCAAGCTGAATTAATCAAAGCTAAACTAGTTTGTGAAGCAGCAAACGGACCAACTACTCCAGCTGCTGACGAAGTATTAAATAAAAAAGGAATCGTTCTTACTCCAGACATCTTAACTAACGCTGGTGGAGTTACAGTTTCTTACTTCGAATGGGTACAAAACCTATACGGATACTACTGGGGAGAAAAAGAAGTTGAAGAAAAAGAAGACATCGCAATGGTTGACGCTTTCGAAGCTTTATGGAAAATCAAAGAAGAATACAATGTTACAATGAGAGAAGCAGCTTACATGCACTCTGTTAAAAAAGTTGCTACTGCAATGAAATTAAGAGGATGGTACTAATCCTTAGTTGTAACTAAATAAGTTATAATATAATTAAGAGTTGGACTTTGTCCAACTCTTTTTTCGTCTTGTTTTTTATTGGAAAACTTACAAAATAATATAATTTATGATATAATAATTCCGAATGATAAAATATTTTAGGAGAAAATAAAATGGCTTTACTACATGTTGATAATTTATACAAAGGTTTTTCAGGAGAAACTCTTTTTAAAAATATAAGTTTTTCTATTGATGAAAAAGATAAAATTGGTGTTATTGGAATAAATGGAGCTGGGAAAACTACTCTTATAAAAATGTTATTAGAAGAGGAAGAAAATGATGTTGATCCAAGTACAAATCAAAGAGGAACTATTAGTAAAAAGGGAAATTTAAGAATAGGATACCTTTCTCAAAATATAAATCTTAATTATGAAAATACTGTTTTTGATGAATTGATGCTTGTTTTTGGAAGTGTTTTAGAGGATTATAAAAAAATACAAGAACTTAGTTTTAGAATAAATTTAGAGCCAGATAATTTTGATAAAATAATGGAAGAATTAGCAGTTGTCACTACTCGCTATGAACAAGAGGAAGGATATGCTATTGAATATAAAGTTAAACAAATCTTAAATGGATTAAGTGTTCAAGAAGATTTATGGAAGCAAAAAATAGGAGATCTTTCTGGAGGACAAAAATCTAGAGTGGCTTTAGGAAAAATCTTATTAGAAGAACCAGAACTTTTGATACTAGACGAGCCTACAAACCATTTGGATTTGGTAGCTATTGAGTGGCTAGAAAAATTTTTAAAAGATTATAATAAAGCTGTAATGGTAGTGTCTCATGATAGATATTTTTTAGACAATGTAGTTGGAAGAATTTTTGAAATAGAGGGACATACTTTAAAAACTTATAAAGGAAACTTTACAGAGTATACTATTCAAAAAGAGGTTTATCTATCTGGAGCAATGAAAGCTTTCGAAAAAGAGCAAGAAAAAATCAAACAGATGGAAGAATACATAAGACGTTACAAGGCTGGAATAAAATCAAAACAAGCTAGAGGAAGAGAAAGTCTTTTAAATAGAATGGAAAAAATGGAAAATCCAGTCGTAAATGTTAGAAAGATGAAACTTAAATTTGATATAGATAGACCAAGTGTAGATAGGGTTTTAAAAATCCAAAATCTTTCAAAATCTTACGATGGAAAGAAAATATTCCAAAATCTAAATCTTGAAATATTTAGAGGAGAAAGAGTTGGAATAATTGGAAAAAATGGTGTTGGAAAATCAACTCTTTTAAAAATAATAAATGGTACAGAAAAAGCTGATAGTGGAGTAGTAACAATAGGAGAAAAAGTAACAATAGGATACTATGACCAAAATCACAAAGGACTTGATGAAAAAGCGAGTATTTTAAATGAATTCATGTTTAACTATCCAATGAGCGAGGAAGATGTAAGAAGACTTGCGGGAGGATTTTTATTCCCAGAAGAAGATGTATTTAAAATAATAGGTTCTTTAAGTGGTGGAGAAAAAGCAAGGGTAACTTTAATGAAACTTATTCTAAAAAAAGCTAACTTCTTGGTGCTAGACGAACCAACAAACCATTTGGATATCTATTCAAGAGAAGTTTTAGAAGAAGCTTTGGAAGATTATCAAGGAACAATCCTGATAGTATCTCATGATAGATATTTCTTAGAAGGAATAGTAAATACTATCTATGAAATAACAGAAAACGGAGCTGAAAAGTTCCACGGAAATTATAAAGAATATTGTGAAAGAAAAAATAAGCCTGTTGTTGAAAAAGATACAAAAGGTGTAAATGATTATGAAGAACAAAAAAGAGTAAAAAATAGAATATCTTCTTTAGAGAAAAAATATAACGAAACAGAAAAATTTATAGAAAAATTAGAGGAGAAAAAGTCACTTTTAGAAGAGGACTATAATCAAGCTGGAAAAGAAAATAATCTTGATAAGCTATTGGAAATCCAAGAAAAGATGGAAAAATTAGATGATGAGATTATGGAATCTATGGAAAAATGGGAAGATATAGAAAAAGAATTAAAAATTTTAAAAAAAGCTTTGTAATTTTTAAAAAATATGATACAATACTTTGTGCTATATAATTAAATTGACTTTTTCTCAAAAAAAAGTTATAATATTTAAGTTATATAATAAAAATTAAAAATATAAAAATTTAAATCGGAAGGAGGGTAAAATGCCTACTCTAAATCAATTAGTTAAAAAGGGGAGACAAACTTTAGAAGAAACAAGTAAATCTCCAGCATTACAAGGAAACCCACAAAAAAGAGGAGTTTGTGTAAGAGTTTATACAACTACACCTAAAAAACCTAACTCAGCTTTAAGAAAGGTTGCCAGAGTAAAATTAACAAACGGACTTGAAGTTACTTGCTACATCCCAGGAGAAGGACACAACTTACAAGAACACTCAATCGCACTTATAAGAGGTGGAAGAACAAAAGACTTACCAGGGGTTAGATACAAGATAATCAGAGGAGCACTAGACACAGCTGGTGTTAACAACAGAAAACAATCTAGATCTAAATATGGAATGAAAAAAGCGTAATAATTTAAGGAGGTGACACAGTTTAAATGTCAAGAAGAAGAGCAGCAGTTAAAAGAGATGTATTACCTGATTCTAGATATAACGATAAGGTAGTTACTAAAACTATAAATGCACTAATGGTAGATGGAAAAAAATCTTTATCTGAATCAATATTCTATTCAGCTATGGACTTAATAAAAGAAAAAACTGGTAAAGAGGGGTACGACGTTTTCAAACAAGCTATGGAAAACATTAAACCTCAAATCGAAGTAAGATCAAGAAGAATCGGAGGAGCTACATACCAAGTTCCTACAGAAGTTAGATTAGAAAGACAACAAACTTTAGCATTAAGATGGTTAAAAGCTTATACTAGAGAAAGAAAAGAATATGGTATGGTAGAAAAATTAGCAGCTGAATTAATCGCAGCATCTAACAATGAAGGTGCAACTGTTAAGAAAAAAGAAGATACATATAGAATGGCTGAAGCTAACAGAGCTTTCGCACACTACAAATATTAATTTTTGTATTTTGGCGTAATTTAATTAGGAGGAATAAACTAGATGGCTAGACAAGTTTCATTAGAAATGACTAGAAACATTGGTATAATGGCTCACATTGACGCTGGTAAAACTACAACAACTGAAAGAATTCTTTTCTATACAGGAGTTAACCACAACCTTGGAGAAGTTCATGATGGAGCTGCTACAATGGACTGGATGGAGCAAGAGCAAGAAAGAGGTATCACAATTACTTCAGCTGCTACAACATGTTTCTGGAAAAATCATAGAATAAATATAATAGACACACCAGGACACGTGGACTTTACTGTTGAAGTTGAAAGATCTCTTAGAGTTCTAGACGGAGCAGTAGCAGTATTCTCAGCAGTTGACGGGGTTCAACCTCAATCTGAAACTGTATGGAGACAAGCAGACAAATACCAAGTACCAAGAATGGCTTTCTTTAATAAAATGGACAGAATCGGAGCTAACTTCGAAATGTGCGTTAACGACATTAAAGAAAAATTAGGAGCAAATCCTGTACCTATCCAATTACCAATTGGAGCAGAAGATGCTTTTGAAGGAATTATAGACCTTATCGAAATGAAAGAAATCGTTTATATGGACGATAAAGGTAAAAATATAGAAGAAAGAGAAATCAGAGCTGAATATGCTGATAAAGCAGAAGAAATGAGAGAAGCTATGATTGAATCTATCGTTGAATGTGATGACGAATTAATGGAAAAATATCTTGGTGGAGAAGAAGTTTCTAATGAAGAAATAAAATCTGCATTAAGAGCAGGAACAATTGGAAACATGATAATTCCTGTATTATGTGGAACAGCATTTAAAAATAAAGGAATCCAACCTTTACTAGATGCAGTTACATTATACATGCCAGCTCCAACTCAAAAAGGAGTTATTAAAGGACATGAATATAAAAATGAAGAAAATGCAATAGAATTACCTATATCAGATGAGGCTCCATTTGCAGCTTTAGCATTCAAAGTTATGACTGACCCATTTGTAGGAAGATTAACATTCTTTAGAGTATATACTGGAATAGTTGAAAAAGGTTCTTATGTTCTTAACTCAACAAAAGGTAAGAAAGAAAGAATGGGAAGATTACTTCAAATGCATGCTAATAAAAGAGAAGAAATTGATGTTGTTTACTGTGGAGATATCGCAGCAGTTGTTGGATTAAAAGATACAACAACAGGAGATACTTTATGTTCAGAAACAAATCCAATAATTCTTGAAAAAATGGAATTCCCTGAACCAGTTATATCAGTAGCTGTTGAACCAAAAACAAAAGCAGACCAAGAAAAAATGGGAATTGCTTTAGCAAAACTAGCTGAAGAAGACCCTACATTCAAAGTTAAAACTGATGAAGAAACTGGACAAACAATTATATCAGGAATGGGAGAATTACACCTTGATATCATTGTTGACAGAATGAGAAGAGAATTTAAAGTAGAATCAACTGTTGGTAAACCACAAGTTGCTTATAGAGAAACTATTACTTCTGGAACTGAGCAAGAAGTTAAATATGCTAAACAATCTGGAGGTAAAGGACAATACGGACACGTTAAATTAAGAATCGAACCTTTAGAAGGAAAAGATTTTGAATTTGTTAACGAAATTACTGGAGGAGCAATTCCTAGAGAATATATCCCTGCAGTAGAAAAAGGATGTAGAGAAGCTCTTGAAAATGGAGTTGTAGCTGGATATCCTTTAGTTGGAGTTAAAGTAACTCTTTATGATGGATCATTCCATGAAGTTGACTCATCAGAAATGGCATTCAAAATTGCTGGTTCAATGGCAATGAAACAAGGTGCTGAAAAATGTAAACCAGTTATTCTAGAACCTATGTTCAAAGTAGAAGTAACTACTCCAGAAGAATATATGGGAGATATCATCGGAGATATCAACTCTAGAAGAGGAATGGTTGGAGGTATGACAGACAGAAATGGTGCTAAAATCATTGATGCTAAAGTACCTTTATCAGAAATGT comes from Fusobacterium perfoetens and encodes:
- a CDS encoding 2-hydroxyacid dehydrogenase, coding for MKVFCYGVRPVEKPFFEKLAEKYNLDVTCTEKFLNSKETAEMAKGHEVVVLRANCFANKENLDLYKEYGVKYLLTRTVGTNHIDIPYAKELGFKMAFVPFYSPNAIAELAVTHAMMLLRHMAYTTHRTGVERNYTVDANMFSKEIRNCTVGVVGLGRIGFTAAKLFKGLGATVLGQDLFKKEGVEDILTQVELDELLAKSDIVTLHCPYIKENGKVVTKEFLSKMKPGAILINAARGELQDVPALVEALESGHLAGLGLDVLENESTVFFKDFKGGKVEDPMVEKLLGMYPRVLVSPHMGSYTDEAVTNMIETTFQNLKEYEETGDCKNKIK
- a CDS encoding Glu/Leu/Phe/Val family dehydrogenase, giving the protein MAKELNVFEMAQAQVKNACDKLGMEPNVYELLKEPQRVIEVNIPVKMDDGSIKIFKGFRSQHNDAVGPTKGGIRFHPNVSLEEVKALSIWMTFKCSVTGIPYGGGKGGIIVDPSELSKGELERLSRGYIDGIYKLIGEKVDVPAPDVNTNGQIMAWMVDEYNKLTGTSAIGTLTGKPVDFGGSKGRNEATGYGVAVTVREACKKMGIVEPKVAVQGFGNVGAFTVKNIQKLGGKVVAMCEYDKEHGPYAIYDENGLDFQAMWDYKQEHKTLFGFAKEIAIDDFWGADVDVVVPAALEKAIDVHQAELIKAKLVCEAANGPTTPAADEVLNKKGIVLTPDILTNAGGVTVSYFEWVQNLYGYYWGEKEVEEKEDIAMVDAFEALWKIKEEYNVTMREAAYMHSVKKVATAMKLRGWY
- a CDS encoding ABC-F family ATP-binding cassette domain-containing protein translates to MALLHVDNLYKGFSGETLFKNISFSIDEKDKIGVIGINGAGKTTLIKMLLEEEENDVDPSTNQRGTISKKGNLRIGYLSQNINLNYENTVFDELMLVFGSVLEDYKKIQELSFRINLEPDNFDKIMEELAVVTTRYEQEEGYAIEYKVKQILNGLSVQEDLWKQKIGDLSGGQKSRVALGKILLEEPELLILDEPTNHLDLVAIEWLEKFLKDYNKAVMVVSHDRYFLDNVVGRIFEIEGHTLKTYKGNFTEYTIQKEVYLSGAMKAFEKEQEKIKQMEEYIRRYKAGIKSKQARGRESLLNRMEKMENPVVNVRKMKLKFDIDRPSVDRVLKIQNLSKSYDGKKIFQNLNLEIFRGERVGIIGKNGVGKSTLLKIINGTEKADSGVVTIGEKVTIGYYDQNHKGLDEKASILNEFMFNYPMSEEDVRRLAGGFLFPEEDVFKIIGSLSGGEKARVTLMKLILKKANFLVLDEPTNHLDIYSREVLEEALEDYQGTILIVSHDRYFLEGIVNTIYEITENGAEKFHGNYKEYCERKNKPVVEKDTKGVNDYEEQKRVKNRISSLEKKYNETEKFIEKLEEKKSLLEEDYNQAGKENNLDKLLEIQEKMEKLDDEIMESMEKWEDIEKELKILKKAL
- the rpsL gene encoding 30S ribosomal protein S12 is translated as MPTLNQLVKKGRQTLEETSKSPALQGNPQKRGVCVRVYTTTPKKPNSALRKVARVKLTNGLEVTCYIPGEGHNLQEHSIALIRGGRTKDLPGVRYKIIRGALDTAGVNNRKQSRSKYGMKKA
- the rpsG gene encoding 30S ribosomal protein S7 — encoded protein: MSRRRAAVKRDVLPDSRYNDKVVTKTINALMVDGKKSLSESIFYSAMDLIKEKTGKEGYDVFKQAMENIKPQIEVRSRRIGGATYQVPTEVRLERQQTLALRWLKAYTRERKEYGMVEKLAAELIAASNNEGATVKKKEDTYRMAEANRAFAHYKY
- the fusA gene encoding elongation factor G, translating into MARQVSLEMTRNIGIMAHIDAGKTTTTERILFYTGVNHNLGEVHDGAATMDWMEQEQERGITITSAATTCFWKNHRINIIDTPGHVDFTVEVERSLRVLDGAVAVFSAVDGVQPQSETVWRQADKYQVPRMAFFNKMDRIGANFEMCVNDIKEKLGANPVPIQLPIGAEDAFEGIIDLIEMKEIVYMDDKGKNIEEREIRAEYADKAEEMREAMIESIVECDDELMEKYLGGEEVSNEEIKSALRAGTIGNMIIPVLCGTAFKNKGIQPLLDAVTLYMPAPTQKGVIKGHEYKNEENAIELPISDEAPFAALAFKVMTDPFVGRLTFFRVYTGIVEKGSYVLNSTKGKKERMGRLLQMHANKREEIDVVYCGDIAAVVGLKDTTTGDTLCSETNPIILEKMEFPEPVISVAVEPKTKADQEKMGIALAKLAEEDPTFKVKTDEETGQTIISGMGELHLDIIVDRMRREFKVESTVGKPQVAYRETITSGTEQEVKYAKQSGGKGQYGHVKLRIEPLEGKDFEFVNEITGGAIPREYIPAVEKGCREALENGVVAGYPLVGVKVTLYDGSFHEVDSSEMAFKIAGSMAMKQGAEKCKPVILEPMFKVEVTTPEEYMGDIIGDINSRRGMVGGMTDRNGAKIIDAKVPLSEMFGYATDLRSKSQGRANYSMEFESYVQVPRNIQDEIKAARGR